One window from the genome of Ignavibacteriales bacterium encodes:
- a CDS encoding tetratricopeptide repeat protein yields MLSKFIFNLLILLIYFSSITAQEKLDYVKKGNEFFDKKDFGKAIKYYSKAIQLNSKNDDAFYYRASAKFNIGDLKGAIDDYSNVLEIKPKNFIAYDGRGITKFNLGLYKQALIDFTKALSIVPDYADGYNNRAFTKAKLNDYYGAIKDYDKAISLDSTNLNAKYNRGVAKDSLGDYDGAITDFSLLIKIFPKVPENFLARGNVLIKLKNYKNAILDFNFAIKLKKDYGDAFCGRGTANYYLNNKKNACVDWQKASELRNKQAAKYLFQFCK; encoded by the coding sequence ATGCTATCAAAATTTATCTTTAATCTGTTAATTTTGTTAATTTATTTTTCTTCAATTACCGCGCAGGAAAAATTAGACTACGTTAAAAAAGGGAATGAATTCTTCGATAAAAAAGATTTTGGAAAGGCAATTAAGTACTATTCCAAAGCAATCCAGTTGAATTCCAAAAATGATGATGCATTTTATTATCGTGCTTCTGCAAAATTTAATATTGGAGATTTAAAAGGTGCGATTGATGATTATTCCAATGTGTTGGAAATAAAACCTAAAAATTTTATTGCTTACGATGGAAGAGGAATTACAAAATTCAATTTGGGATTGTATAAACAAGCTCTTATCGATTTTACAAAAGCTCTTTCTATTGTGCCGGATTATGCTGATGGTTATAACAACCGGGCTTTTACAAAAGCAAAACTGAATGATTATTATGGCGCAATTAAAGATTATGATAAAGCAATTTCCCTTGATTCTACAAACTTGAACGCAAAGTACAATAGAGGGGTTGCAAAGGATAGTCTTGGAGATTATGATGGGGCAATAACAGATTTTTCACTGCTTATTAAAATATTTCCAAAGGTTCCGGAAAATTTTCTTGCGCGGGGAAACGTGCTCATCAAATTAAAAAATTATAAGAACGCCATTTTGGATTTTAATTTTGCGATAAAATTAAAGAAAGATTATGGTGATGCTTTTTGTGGAAGAGGGACCGCCAATTATTATTTAAATAATAAAAAAAATGCTTGTGTAGATTGGCAGAAAGCAAGTGAATTAAGAAACAAACAAGCCGCTAAATATTTATTTCAATTCTGTAAATGA